In Desulfobulbus oralis, one DNA window encodes the following:
- the nikA gene encoding nickel ABC transporter substrate-binding protein, whose amino-acid sequence MKRQLTGLLAGASMLLLSTGILQAAVKDELVYASTKDIRNINPHLYLGEMAAQGMVFEPLVMNTKEGVKPWLAESWEVSPDGRIYTFHLRRDVTFTDGTPFNAEAVRLNMEAIMANRIRHAWMDMMNEIDKVEAVDEYSFRLSLKKPYYPTLVELGLLRPFRFISPKCFVDGQTKDGVSCLAGTGPWVLAEHKDNQYAVFTANTRYWGEKPRIQSVRWKVMPDHQSMLLGLQKGEIDLIFGADGDMLNLDSFEGLRRQGKYVTEISQPIASRAILLNAHQPFTRERDARLALQHAVDKKSIVEGVLNGSEELADTLLAPSVQYCNVALEKRAYDPKKAAALLDRAGWKTGKDAWRYKDGNKAELRLYYNSNNAQERTISEYIQGDLKKIGVDLKIIGEEKQAFLDRQKTGDFELQYSLSWGTPYDPQSYLSSWRIPAHGDYQAQVGMERKEWLDREITSLMTEADENRRQSMYREILTYVHDEAVYLPLSYSRTKAVHTKELQGVEFGLSQYEIPFEKMHF is encoded by the coding sequence ATGAAGCGTCAACTCACGGGCCTGCTGGCCGGTGCCAGCATGCTGCTGCTGTCCACCGGAATCCTTCAGGCCGCAGTCAAAGACGAGCTGGTCTATGCCAGCACCAAGGACATCCGCAACATCAACCCGCACCTGTATCTTGGTGAAATGGCCGCCCAGGGCATGGTTTTCGAACCGCTGGTCATGAATACCAAGGAAGGCGTCAAACCCTGGCTGGCCGAGAGCTGGGAGGTGTCGCCGGATGGCAGGATCTACACCTTTCACCTGCGCAGGGACGTGACCTTTACCGACGGCACGCCGTTCAACGCGGAGGCGGTCAGGTTGAACATGGAGGCCATCATGGCCAACCGCATCCGCCATGCCTGGATGGATATGATGAACGAGATCGACAAGGTCGAGGCTGTGGATGAATACAGCTTCCGTCTGAGTCTGAAAAAGCCCTACTACCCCACCCTGGTCGAGCTGGGCCTGCTGCGGCCGTTCCGCTTCATCTCGCCCAAGTGCTTTGTGGACGGGCAGACCAAGGATGGGGTATCCTGTCTGGCCGGCACCGGCCCCTGGGTGCTTGCCGAACACAAGGACAATCAGTACGCCGTCTTTACCGCCAACACCCGCTACTGGGGTGAAAAACCCAGGATTCAGTCCGTGCGCTGGAAGGTCATGCCCGATCACCAGTCCATGCTGCTGGGCCTGCAGAAGGGAGAAATTGACCTGATCTTCGGTGCCGACGGCGACATGCTGAATCTGGATAGCTTCGAGGGGCTGCGCCGCCAGGGCAAATATGTGACCGAGATCAGCCAGCCTATTGCCTCCCGTGCCATTCTGCTGAACGCGCACCAGCCCTTCACCCGGGAACGGGACGCGCGCCTGGCCCTGCAGCACGCTGTGGACAAAAAGAGCATCGTCGAGGGTGTGCTCAACGGCTCCGAGGAGCTGGCCGACACCCTGCTTGCACCGTCGGTGCAGTACTGTAATGTAGCCCTGGAAAAGCGCGCCTACGATCCGAAAAAGGCAGCCGCCCTGCTTGATCGGGCCGGCTGGAAGACAGGCAAGGACGCTTGGCGCTACAAGGACGGCAACAAGGCGGAACTGCGGCTGTACTACAATTCGAACAATGCCCAGGAGCGAACCATCAGCGAGTACATACAGGGCGATCTGAAGAAAATCGGCGTGGACCTGAAGATCATCGGCGAGGAAAAGCAGGCCTTCCTGGATCGCCAGAAAACCGGAGACTTCGAGCTGCAGTATTCCCTGTCCTGGGGCACGCCCTATGACCCGCAGTCCTATCTGTCGTCATGGCGCATCCCTGCCCACGGCGACTATCAGGCCCAGGTCGGCATGGAGCGCAAGGAGTGGCTGGACAGGGAAATCACCAGTCTGATGACCGAAGCGGACGAGAACAGGCGTCAGAGCATGTACAGGGAAATCCTGACCTACGTGCACGACGAGGCTGTGTATCTCCCGCTCTCCTATTCCCGCACCAAGGCGGTGCACACCAAGGAGCTCCAGGGAGTGGAGTTCGGGCTTTCCCAGTACGAAATCCCCTTTGAAAAGATGCACTTCTGA
- the opp1B gene encoding nickel/cobalt ABC transporter permease gives MQLRTYIVRRLLGVLPLLLAVSFFAFVLIQRSPSDPAEVAIRVNAMRPTPELIAETRAELGLDKPFLSRYVTWLGRVLQGDFGRRYVDRKPVGQEMAKALPPTLLLAATTAVLMLTVSICAALVGAVFEGRIPDILLRGCIFLGTSMPAFWAGLLLIWLFAVKLDLFPTSGLSGPASLVLPALTLSLPYISAYARLLRNSMVQTKQCNFVLYARACGRKRSAILRHIFRNSLQSSLTALGMSLPKLVAGTFVVECIFAWPGLGRLCVTAIFNRDFPVIQAYVLLMAVLFVLCNLAMDICSALVDPRLREGGLR, from the coding sequence ATGCAGTTACGCACCTATATTGTCCGCCGCCTCCTGGGCGTCCTGCCTCTGCTGTTGGCGGTCTCCTTTTTCGCCTTTGTGCTGATCCAACGCAGCCCGAGCGATCCGGCAGAGGTGGCGATCCGGGTGAACGCCATGAGACCCACGCCGGAGCTGATTGCGGAGACGCGCGCAGAGCTGGGTCTGGACAAACCCTTCCTCAGCCGCTACGTCACCTGGCTGGGCCGCGTGCTGCAGGGTGATTTCGGCAGGCGCTACGTGGACCGGAAACCCGTGGGCCAGGAGATGGCGAAGGCTCTGCCGCCCACTCTGCTTCTGGCCGCCACCACCGCCGTACTCATGCTGACGGTCAGCATTTGCGCTGCCCTGGTGGGTGCCGTTTTTGAGGGCCGCATCCCGGATATTCTGCTGCGCGGTTGCATCTTTCTCGGCACTTCGATGCCTGCCTTCTGGGCCGGGCTGCTCCTGATCTGGCTCTTTGCGGTCAAACTGGATCTGTTCCCCACCAGCGGCCTCTCCGGCCCGGCCTCACTGGTTCTGCCGGCTCTCACCCTGTCACTGCCCTATATTTCGGCCTATGCACGGCTGTTGCGCAACAGCATGGTACAGACCAAGCAGTGCAATTTCGTGCTCTACGCCCGGGCCTGCGGCCGCAAACGCTCGGCCATTCTGCGTCATATCTTCCGCAATTCCCTGCAGTCCAGCCTCACCGCCCTGGGCATGAGCCTGCCCAAGCTGGTAGCCGGCACCTTTGTGGTGGAATGCATCTTTGCCTGGCCCGGTCTGGGCCGGCTCTGCGTGACAGCCATCTTCAACCGCGACTTTCCGGTGATTCAGGCCTATGTCCTGCTCATGGCCGTACTCTTTGTCCTCTGCAATCTGGCCATGGACATATGCTCCGCCCTGGTCGATCCCCGCCTGCGGGAAGGGGGGCTCCGGTGA
- the opp1C gene encoding nickel/cobalt ABC transporter permease, whose protein sequence is MKAWQHLKQDRLGLCCLIFIMLVLAAGLLSSWIAPCDPLEMDVKNKFAPWGRAHWLGTDHLGRDILSRLLFGVRSTLGFSLLAMLATVAIGTLLGMLAGLLRGSVEALLMRLCDVMMSFPSEVMILAIVGMLGPGLGNVVLAAVVAKWPWYTRMIRTLTRQYVDMNYIRFARVAGYGPAYIIRRHLVPCAAGEIIVLATLDTGAVILMISALSFLGLGVQPPTPEWGMMLGEAKEVMILYPWQMLPPGFSILAVVAAFNFLGDSLRDALDPRHHPSREVAL, encoded by the coding sequence GTGAAGGCCTGGCAGCATCTGAAGCAGGACCGTTTGGGCCTGTGCTGTCTCATCTTTATCATGCTGGTGCTGGCGGCAGGGCTACTGTCTTCCTGGATCGCGCCCTGCGATCCTCTGGAAATGGACGTCAAAAACAAGTTTGCCCCTTGGGGCCGCGCACATTGGCTGGGCACCGACCACCTGGGCCGGGACATCCTTTCCCGCCTGCTTTTCGGGGTGCGCAGCACGCTGGGCTTTTCCCTGTTGGCCATGCTCGCAACCGTTGCCATCGGCACGCTTTTGGGTATGCTGGCCGGCTTGCTGCGGGGCTCTGTGGAGGCGCTGCTGATGCGCCTCTGCGACGTCATGATGTCTTTCCCGAGCGAGGTCATGATTCTTGCCATCGTGGGCATGCTGGGGCCGGGGCTGGGCAATGTGGTGCTGGCCGCTGTGGTGGCGAAATGGCCCTGGTACACCCGCATGATCCGCACCCTGACCCGGCAGTATGTGGACATGAACTACATCCGTTTCGCCAGGGTGGCCGGCTACGGCCCGGCCTACATCATCCGCCGCCACCTGGTGCCCTGTGCGGCCGGCGAAATCATCGTGCTGGCGACTCTGGACACCGGCGCCGTCATCCTCATGATTTCCGCGCTGTCCTTCCTGGGCCTGGGCGTGCAGCCGCCCACCCCGGAATGGGGCATGATGCTGGGCGAGGCCAAGGAGGTGATGATTCTCTACCCCTGGCAGATGCTGCCGCCTGGTTTCAGCATCCTTGCCGTGGTCGCGGCCTTCAACTTCCTGGGCGACAGTCTGCGGGACGCGCTGGATCCCCGGCATCATCCCAGCAGAGAGGTGGCGCTGTGA
- a CDS encoding ABC transporter ATP-binding protein → MSSPEDRPQAPIVRLEQVSVRHAATGRVIVSDVGFTLARGRCLGIVGESGSGKTLICRTLLGLLPPALAAEGQAFFGDIDMIRAAPETARRLRGTGIGTILQQPMSAFDPLYTLGAQFVETFRDKLGLSKEAARALGREKLAQMNLPATVMRSYPHQLSGGMLQRCMIALTLALKAKLIVADEPTTALDAQNQFQVLECFRQLRERLHVTLIIVSHDLGAVQMLADHILVMEGGRCVEAGEAKTVFNAPQHEYTRYLVRTRLALTRGFQRALGGGHASA, encoded by the coding sequence GTGAGCAGCCCCGAAGACAGGCCGCAGGCGCCCATCGTGCGCCTGGAACAGGTATCGGTCCGGCACGCGGCCACGGGCAGAGTCATCGTTTCGGATGTCGGCTTTACCCTCGCACGGGGGCGGTGCCTGGGCATCGTAGGCGAGAGCGGCAGCGGCAAGACGCTCATCTGCCGTACCCTGTTGGGGCTCCTGCCGCCGGCACTCGCAGCGGAAGGCCAGGCCTTTTTCGGCGATATCGACATGATCCGGGCTGCCCCGGAAACAGCCCGCCGTCTCAGGGGCACCGGCATCGGCACGATTCTGCAACAGCCCATGAGCGCCTTTGACCCGCTCTACACCCTGGGCGCGCAGTTTGTGGAAACCTTTCGGGACAAACTGGGCCTGAGCAAGGAGGCCGCCCGGGCGCTGGGCAGGGAAAAGCTGGCCCAGATGAATCTGCCTGCCACGGTCATGCGCAGTTATCCCCACCAACTCTCCGGCGGCATGCTGCAGCGCTGTATGATCGCCCTCACTCTGGCTCTGAAGGCCAAGCTGATTGTGGCGGATGAGCCCACCACCGCCCTGGACGCCCAGAACCAGTTTCAGGTGCTCGAATGTTTCCGGCAGTTGCGGGAGCGGCTGCATGTGACGCTCATCATCGTGTCCCACGACCTGGGCGCAGTGCAGATGCTGGCCGATCATATCCTGGTCATGGAAGGCGGGCGCTGCGTGGAAGCCGGCGAGGCAAAAACCGTTTTCAACGCGCCGCAGCACGAATACACGAGGTATCTGGTGCGCACACGCCTTGCCCTGACGCGGGGCTTCCAACGCGCTTTGGGGGGTGGCCATGCCAGCGCCTGA
- a CDS encoding ABC transporter ATP-binding protein yields MPAPDSAVPFLSLRHVHKSYPDHQATIWRPRRRIILEDLSFDLERGSILGILGESGSGKSTLARLILGLEKPDSGQILFEGQEGGAWRAGHRGRISVVFQDYSSSVNPGFRVADIIAEGLAAGAQPRSAWLSEIPALMARVQVPPELAGRLPHQLSGGQLQRVCIARALASKPDFIVFDEAISSLDLPIQARILTLLREIRGNMSYIFITHDIQMATLLCDQILLLRHGKVAALLSTKSGLGQSASPYLRQLLASTVIFHSNFEAAAETASPVPQ; encoded by the coding sequence ATGCCAGCGCCTGACAGTGCCGTGCCCTTTCTCTCGCTTCGCCATGTGCATAAAAGCTATCCCGATCACCAGGCCACGATCTGGCGACCAAGGCGGCGGATCATCCTCGAAGACCTCAGCTTCGATCTCGAACGGGGCAGCATCCTGGGAATTTTGGGTGAGTCCGGCAGTGGCAAAAGCACGCTGGCCCGCCTCATTCTGGGGCTGGAAAAGCCGGACAGCGGACAGATACTCTTTGAAGGCCAGGAGGGCGGGGCCTGGCGCGCCGGGCATCGCGGCAGGATCAGCGTGGTCTTTCAGGACTACAGCAGTTCGGTCAATCCCGGTTTCCGGGTTGCGGACATCATTGCCGAAGGACTGGCCGCTGGCGCGCAGCCGCGCAGCGCCTGGCTTTCGGAGATTCCCGCACTCATGGCCCGGGTGCAGGTGCCGCCCGAGCTGGCCGGACGTCTGCCCCATCAGCTTTCCGGCGGTCAACTGCAACGAGTGTGCATTGCCAGAGCCCTGGCCTCGAAGCCGGATTTCATCGTATTCGACGAGGCCATCAGCTCCCTGGACCTGCCCATCCAGGCCCGGATCCTGACGCTGCTGCGCGAGATTCGCGGCAACATGAGCTATATCTTCATCACCCACGACATACAGATGGCGACTCTGCTCTGCGATCAGATTCTGCTGCTCCGTCACGGCAAAGTGGCGGCTCTGCTCTCCACCAAGTCGGGGCTGGGCCAGAGCGCCTCCCCCTATCTGCGTCAACTGCTGGCATCCACCGTCATCTTTCACTCGAACTTCGAGGCTGCCGCCGAAACGGCAAGCCCTGTGCCGCAATGA
- a CDS encoding class I SAM-dependent methyltransferase, whose amino-acid sequence MLLERPDTVLSAATVPPNLAQPLAARIRRYWSHRAPDFGRLRREELQSDKFALWYDEIAPRLPAPLPGRALRILDVGTGPGFFAVLLAGQRHEVIGIDICSEMLQEAERLARGAACQVTFLRMDATRLNFPDQSFDCVLTRNLTWTLLRPGRAYAEWLRVLRPGGVLLNFDADYGVVNFMDAAKEEGRHAHAGIDSALLREGENIRRSLAISRETRPAWDMAMLRRVGFSSCTCDTALSSRVFTRRDSAYNPVPMFALRAVR is encoded by the coding sequence ATGCTGCTGGAACGACCCGATACGGTGCTGTCTGCTGCGACTGTCCCGCCCAACCTTGCACAGCCCCTGGCGGCGCGCATCAGGCGCTACTGGTCGCACCGCGCCCCTGATTTCGGCAGGCTGCGCCGTGAGGAGCTGCAGAGCGACAAATTTGCCCTCTGGTACGACGAAATAGCGCCCCGCCTGCCCGCGCCCCTGCCCGGAAGGGCGCTGCGTATTCTGGACGTGGGCACGGGTCCCGGCTTTTTCGCGGTGTTGCTGGCAGGCCAGCGTCATGAGGTGATTGGCATCGACATCTGCTCCGAAATGCTGCAAGAGGCGGAGCGCCTGGCCCGCGGAGCCGCCTGCCAGGTCACGTTCCTCAGGATGGATGCCACCCGGCTGAATTTTCCCGACCAGTCTTTCGACTGCGTGCTGACGCGCAACCTGACCTGGACGCTCCTGAGGCCTGGCAGGGCCTATGCCGAGTGGCTGCGCGTCCTGCGACCGGGCGGGGTCCTGCTCAATTTCGATGCGGATTACGGCGTGGTCAACTTCATGGACGCAGCCAAGGAAGAGGGCAGACATGCCCATGCAGGCATTGACTCCGCCCTGCTCAGGGAAGGTGAAAACATCCGGCGCAGTCTCGCCATCAGCCGGGAAACACGGCCGGCCTGGGACATGGCAATGCTGCGCCGTGTGGGCTTCTCCTCCTGCACCTGCGATACCGCACTCAGCAGCCGGGTTTTTACGCGCAGGGATTCAGCCTACAACCCGGTACCCATGTTTGCCCTGCGGGCTGTCCGCTGA
- a CDS encoding inorganic phosphate transporter: protein MAMLLVVICTALVFEYINGFHDSANAIATVVSTKVLSARTAVIYAGCLDITGALLGTHVASTIGQGIVDAGIVTQGVIFCALLAAVIWNLVTWYLGIPSSSSHALIGGLIGAAVGRAGFGVVLMDGVTRKVLLPMLTSPLLGFCIGLGAMVGILWICRRARPYVVNSWFRRLQLLSSGIMALSHGSNDAQKTMGIITLALFSYGALESFKVPVWVVLLCACTMGCGTMTGGLRIIRTMGDKMIKLKPVHGFAAETASASLVLTASHFGMPVSTTHIISTAIMGVGSTKGHRALNLSIIKNIVTAWVLTIPVCMAIAATLSFVLPL from the coding sequence ATGGCCATGCTTCTGGTGGTGATCTGCACCGCTCTCGTGTTCGAATATATCAACGGCTTCCACGACTCGGCCAATGCCATTGCCACCGTGGTCTCCACCAAGGTGCTGAGCGCCCGCACCGCCGTGATCTATGCCGGCTGCCTGGATATTACCGGCGCTCTTCTGGGCACCCATGTGGCCAGCACCATCGGTCAGGGCATCGTGGATGCCGGCATCGTGACCCAGGGCGTGATTTTTTGTGCGCTGCTCGCTGCCGTGATCTGGAACCTCGTCACCTGGTACCTGGGCATCCCCTCCAGTTCCTCACACGCGCTGATCGGCGGCCTGATAGGCGCTGCGGTCGGGCGGGCGGGTTTTGGCGTGGTGCTCATGGATGGCGTGACCAGGAAGGTGCTCCTGCCCATGCTGACCTCGCCGCTTCTGGGCTTCTGTATCGGCCTGGGCGCCATGGTAGGCATCCTCTGGATCTGCCGCCGGGCCAGACCCTACGTGGTCAACTCGTGGTTCCGCAGGCTGCAACTGCTGTCGTCCGGCATCATGGCGCTCAGCCACGGCAGCAACGACGCCCAGAAGACCATGGGCATCATTACGCTGGCCCTCTTCAGCTACGGCGCCCTGGAGAGCTTCAAGGTGCCGGTCTGGGTGGTGCTGCTCTGCGCCTGCACCATGGGCTGCGGCACCATGACCGGCGGTCTTCGCATCATTCGCACCATGGGCGACAAGATGATCAAACTGAAGCCGGTGCACGGCTTTGCCGCCGAAACCGCATCGGCCTCGCTGGTCCTCACCGCCTCCCATTTCGGGATGCCGGTGAGCACGACCCACATTATTTCCACCGCCATTATGGGGGTGGGTTCAACCAAGGGCCACCGCGCCCTGAACCTGAGCATCATCAAAAATATCGTCACCGCCTGGGTGCTGACCATCCCGGTATGCATGGCCATTGCGGCTACACTGTCCTTTGTGCTGCCCCTTTAG
- a CDS encoding DUF47 domain-containing protein, protein MRLGFLAKILPPPENRFYDHFEDGAEVVQLSAYLFYQIVHSVPEERDACLVHAKSYKKRASDIQDQCLTLLDKSFITPIDREDIQQIAAKLYKATKVILKACVNLRIYQIGDYNDIIRQQADLISTSAEELRKLVAMLRGGAPVKEVARSSARIQDIEGTGDDLLYSATEELFSGKYEALEVLKLRAIYKGIENALDICSAISDLIVTISLKHS, encoded by the coding sequence ATGCGTCTCGGTTTTCTCGCCAAAATTCTGCCGCCCCCTGAAAACAGATTCTACGACCACTTTGAGGACGGTGCGGAAGTGGTCCAGCTTTCAGCCTATCTCTTCTACCAGATTGTGCATTCTGTTCCGGAAGAACGCGATGCCTGCCTGGTGCATGCCAAAAGTTACAAAAAACGCGCCTCGGACATCCAGGACCAGTGCCTGACCCTGTTGGACAAGTCGTTCATCACCCCGATTGACCGGGAAGACATCCAGCAGATCGCGGCCAAACTCTACAAGGCCACCAAGGTGATTCTGAAGGCCTGCGTCAACCTGCGTATCTACCAGATCGGCGACTACAACGACATCATTCGCCAGCAGGCCGATCTGATCAGCACTTCGGCCGAAGAGTTGCGCAAGCTGGTCGCCATGCTGCGCGGCGGCGCCCCGGTGAAGGAGGTTGCCAGGAGCAGCGCCCGCATTCAGGACATAGAAGGCACCGGCGACGATCTGCTGTATTCGGCCACCGAGGAGCTGTTTTCCGGCAAGTACGAGGCCCTGGAAGTCCTGAAGCTGCGTGCCATTTACAAGGGCATTGAAAATGCGCTGGACATCTGTTCCGCCATTTCCGACCTCATTGTCACCATTTCCCTGAAACACAGCTAA
- a CDS encoding radical SAM protein — MNRLAGQRGYCGLDGGLHIAAITRHRGEEPVLSGPDGMCNVFFSHCNLQCVYCQNSQISRNNTELPGGPLDFNAALERIMRLLDTGIERLGFVSPTHMVPQMAALVEALWQRGRHPVIVYNSGGYESVATLRLLEGLVDVYLPDCKYMDAGLARACSGAADYPEKAAAALREMYRQMGRVVQLDEQGLIRRGLIVRHLVLPGQTANSVAVLRFLARELSPGLSLSLMAQYCPNASVRQHPQLGRRLLASEYQSVLAEMERLGFVAGFAQELASAENYWPDFSRDEPFDSEAGQALRSSSPKPPSQSGRLVTLESSTTKNT; from the coding sequence GTGAATCGCCTTGCCGGCCAGCGGGGCTATTGCGGCCTTGACGGCGGCCTGCACATTGCCGCCATCACCCGGCACCGGGGCGAGGAACCGGTGCTGAGCGGACCGGACGGCATGTGCAATGTCTTTTTCAGCCACTGCAATCTGCAGTGTGTGTACTGCCAGAACAGCCAGATTTCCCGAAACAACACGGAGCTGCCCGGAGGGCCACTGGACTTCAACGCGGCGCTGGAGCGTATCATGCGCCTTTTGGACACCGGTATCGAGCGTCTGGGCTTTGTCTCCCCCACACACATGGTGCCGCAGATGGCGGCCTTGGTGGAGGCCCTGTGGCAACGTGGCCGCCATCCGGTCATTGTCTACAATTCCGGTGGTTACGAGAGCGTAGCCACCCTGCGCCTGCTGGAGGGCCTGGTGGATGTGTATCTGCCGGACTGCAAGTACATGGATGCCGGGCTGGCCAGGGCCTGTTCCGGAGCGGCGGATTATCCCGAAAAGGCGGCCGCCGCGCTGCGCGAGATGTATCGCCAGATGGGGCGCGTGGTGCAGCTGGATGAGCAGGGACTGATCCGGCGCGGTCTGATAGTGCGCCATCTGGTGCTGCCCGGGCAGACGGCGAACAGCGTGGCGGTACTGCGCTTTCTGGCCCGGGAGCTTTCACCCGGGCTTTCCCTGTCGCTCATGGCGCAGTACTGCCCGAATGCCTCGGTGCGGCAGCACCCACAGCTTGGCCGGCGGCTTTTGGCCAGCGAATACCAGAGCGTTTTGGCGGAAATGGAGCGGCTGGGTTTTGTGGCGGGTTTTGCGCAGGAACTGGCCAGTGCGGAGAACTATTGGCCGGATTTTTCCAGAGACGAGCCCTTTGACAGCGAAGCCGGGCAGGCACTGCGGTCCAGCTCCCCAAAACCCCCAAGCCAGTCTGGCAGATTGGTGACATTGGAGTCGTCGACCACAAAAAACACGTAG
- a CDS encoding MBOAT family O-acyltransferase encodes MLFPSVVFLAWFAPLFLCVYFFLPWKNLSFFLFSLVFFFWGETKYIGVLLAYIAVNYLFGLLIGTKNTPALRRKWALAIGVTADLGILAYYKYWIFLLQTVLPDFFGISVGEFHHPHLPLGISYFTFHGISYLVDVYRGTATRAKSPLHVGLYIAMFPHMVAGPIVRYHTIAKALLHRSFTVRRIAFSLRLFAIGMAQKMLIANSVAPVADKVFALPESALDAPTAWLGTLAYTLQIYFDFCGYTFMAIALGVMLGFRLPRNFRYPYFSQSITEFWRRWHISLSTWFRDYLYIPLGGNRRGMARTLFNLVTVFLLCGLWHGAAYTFIAWGLFHGCLLVIERIGGRKLLQRAPRPLRHGYTMLAVMLAWVLFRSNGLHQALQIWLAMFGLNNAPEAKSLLELASNESLVAMAAGLLFAVPFVEQSGKRLWQKAVQTLGHPARLCMSATQTLWAVLLFVCSYICILAGSYSPFLYFRF; translated from the coding sequence ATGCTTTTCCCCTCTGTTGTCTTTCTGGCCTGGTTTGCGCCGCTTTTTCTGTGCGTGTACTTCTTCCTGCCCTGGAAGAACCTCAGCTTTTTCCTGTTCAGCCTCGTCTTTTTCTTCTGGGGCGAGACCAAATACATTGGGGTGCTCCTGGCCTACATCGCGGTCAACTACCTCTTCGGCCTCCTCATCGGCACCAAAAACACGCCTGCCCTGCGCAGAAAATGGGCTCTGGCCATTGGTGTGACCGCCGATCTGGGCATACTCGCCTACTACAAGTACTGGATCTTCCTCCTGCAAACCGTGCTGCCCGATTTCTTCGGCATCAGCGTGGGTGAGTTCCACCACCCCCATCTGCCGCTCGGCATCTCCTACTTCACCTTCCACGGCATTTCCTACCTCGTGGACGTGTACCGGGGGACAGCCACCCGCGCCAAATCCCCCCTGCACGTCGGACTCTATATCGCCATGTTCCCCCACATGGTGGCCGGCCCCATTGTGCGCTATCACACCATTGCCAAGGCGCTGCTCCACCGCAGCTTCACCGTGCGCCGCATCGCCTTCAGCCTCCGCCTCTTTGCCATCGGCATGGCCCAGAAGATGCTGATCGCCAACAGTGTGGCTCCAGTGGCCGACAAGGTCTTTGCCCTGCCGGAAAGCGCCCTGGACGCCCCCACCGCCTGGCTGGGCACCCTGGCCTATACCCTGCAGATCTATTTCGACTTCTGCGGCTACACCTTCATGGCCATTGCCCTGGGGGTCATGCTGGGCTTCCGCCTGCCCCGCAACTTCCGCTATCCCTACTTCAGCCAGTCCATCACCGAATTCTGGCGGCGCTGGCATATTTCCCTCTCCACCTGGTTCCGCGACTACCTCTACATTCCCCTGGGCGGCAACCGCAGAGGCATGGCCCGCACCCTGTTCAATCTGGTCACGGTCTTCCTGCTCTGCGGCCTCTGGCATGGCGCGGCCTATACCTTCATTGCCTGGGGCCTGTTCCATGGCTGCCTTCTGGTCATCGAGCGCATCGGCGGCAGAAAATTGCTGCAGCGCGCCCCGCGGCCGCTCCGCCACGGCTACACCATGCTGGCCGTCATGCTGGCCTGGGTACTGTTCCGCTCCAACGGCCTCCATCAGGCCCTGCAGATCTGGCTGGCCATGTTCGGCTTGAACAATGCGCCAGAGGCAAAAAGCCTCCTTGAACTGGCCAGCAACGAGTCCCTGGTCGCCATGGCCGCCGGGCTGCTCTTTGCCGTGCCCTTTGTGGAACAGAGCGGCAAGCGGCTGTGGCAAAAGGCGGTACAGACTCTGGGACACCCTGCCCGACTGTGCATGAGCGCCACGCAGACGCTTTGGGCGGTTTTGCTGTTTGTCTGCTCGTATATCTGCATCCTTGCGGGTTCCTACAGTCCCTTTCTGTATTTCCGGTTTTAG